Proteins co-encoded in one Bremerella sp. TYQ1 genomic window:
- a CDS encoding rhomboid family intramembrane serine protease — protein MFIPYSTDAPLYHLPIVTVTMIVINTLVFFTYPLQSEFEITDIDTDQLTAIVEQLHDEGVISEEEYEEAMADLNGATSSEVEVESAPADGDLLTLQYGRGLRPWQWITGHFLHADFMHLLGNMFWLWTFGLIVEGKIGWWKFLVVYLGIGVVEGFMEQTLMLGMEPLPWNCSVGASSIIFGIMAIAIIWAPANDIHCTFFFFMMMVFRAFQFSIPVAGLAGFYMLYSIAIATFFTFNGEIITPTSELLHALGGVVGLAVGIGMLRMNMVDCENWDVFSVWHGRNRMSREELQELNINQAEYSEKQQRQISSGLTQIRQILREGQSPKLAFRAHLSMKQRYEQWTLPDAEFLMIVKQLCEQKLWEDATLAIGEYLQSPRSKQDQVRLKLASIMLDQLGRPSQALSVLSKVVPAQLNDREQAILRKLKVKANQMKDEGVIDTLEDW, from the coding sequence ATGTTTATCCCCTACAGCACAGACGCTCCTCTTTATCATCTTCCGATCGTTACGGTGACGATGATCGTCATCAACACTCTTGTTTTCTTCACGTATCCGCTCCAATCGGAATTCGAAATAACCGATATCGACACCGACCAACTCACGGCGATTGTCGAGCAACTGCATGATGAAGGTGTCATCAGCGAAGAAGAATACGAAGAGGCGATGGCGGACCTGAACGGGGCCACGTCCAGCGAAGTAGAAGTCGAGTCAGCGCCTGCCGATGGTGATCTGCTAACGCTCCAATACGGTCGCGGCTTGAGGCCTTGGCAATGGATCACGGGCCATTTCTTACATGCCGACTTCATGCATTTACTCGGCAATATGTTCTGGCTGTGGACGTTTGGGTTAATCGTCGAAGGGAAGATCGGGTGGTGGAAATTCCTTGTGGTCTACCTCGGTATCGGCGTAGTCGAAGGCTTCATGGAGCAAACGCTCATGCTCGGCATGGAACCGCTCCCCTGGAACTGTTCGGTCGGAGCGTCATCCATCATCTTTGGAATCATGGCAATCGCAATTATTTGGGCGCCTGCGAATGATATTCATTGCACGTTTTTCTTTTTCATGATGATGGTATTCCGTGCGTTTCAATTTAGCATTCCCGTCGCGGGACTAGCTGGATTTTACATGCTGTACAGTATTGCTATCGCCACCTTCTTTACCTTCAACGGAGAGATCATTACTCCGACAAGTGAACTGCTTCATGCGTTGGGTGGTGTCGTGGGTCTGGCCGTAGGGATCGGCATGCTACGCATGAACATGGTGGACTGTGAAAATTGGGATGTGTTCTCGGTCTGGCATGGACGAAACCGTATGTCACGAGAAGAACTGCAGGAACTTAACATCAACCAAGCAGAGTACTCCGAGAAGCAACAACGGCAAATCTCTAGCGGCCTGACACAAATCCGCCAAATCCTTCGTGAAGGACAATCACCTAAACTTGCCTTTCGTGCTCACCTGAGCATGAAACAGCGGTACGAGCAATGGACATTACCCGATGCAGAGTTCCTGATGATTGTTAAGCAGCTTTGCGAACAGAAGCTATGGGAAGACGCGACTCTAGCAATCGGTGAGTACCTACAATCACCGCGTAGCAAGCAGGATCAAGTCCGGCTGAAGCTGGCCTCCATTATGCTTGATCAATTGGGGCGGCCCAGCCAAGCTCTTTCCGTGCTTTCTAAAGTGGTCCCTGCGCAGCTCAATGATCGAGAGCAAGCCATCCTTCGTAAACTCAAAGTGAAAGCCAATCAAATGAAAGATGAAGGCGTCATCGATACGTTGGAAGATTGGTAA
- the glpK gene encoding glycerol kinase GlpK, translated as MPRYILAVDQGTTSSRSILFDRDANIVSSAQEEFRQILPKPGHVEHSPEDIWTSQLNTIKGALGKVALEEVAAIGITNQRETTVVWDKRTGEPIANAIVWQSRVSSPICDRLRDDGLTETIRNKTGLVLDAYFSATKLMHLLENDDGARQAAEEGHLLFGTVDCYLVWKLTSGKSHVTDFSNASRTMMLNIETLDWDDELLATYKIPRSMLPEIVDCSGVFAETDTSVLGHTIPIAGMAGDQQAASFGQTCFDEGMVKNTYGTGAFALMNIGDKPVLSKNNLLTTVGWKIGDQVSYALEGSIFIAGAVVQWLRDGLGIIECSSEVEPLAETVEDNGGVYFVPAFVGLGAPYWDPNARGTIIGLTRGTTGGHIARAALESMAYQTRDMIEAMQRDAGVPLQVLQVDGGASVNNALMQFQTDLLGTTVRRPKISETTALGAAFLAGLAVGFWHSQDELRGLWKLDQEFKPGKDQSKMNQRYACWQEAVNRSRNWESAGE; from the coding sequence ATGCCCCGATATATTCTTGCCGTCGATCAAGGCACCACCTCCAGCCGCTCAATCCTTTTTGATCGTGATGCCAACATTGTGTCGTCCGCTCAGGAAGAATTCCGCCAAATCCTTCCGAAGCCTGGGCATGTCGAACACTCACCGGAAGATATTTGGACAAGCCAACTCAACACCATCAAGGGTGCCTTGGGTAAAGTTGCTTTGGAAGAAGTCGCCGCAATCGGCATCACCAACCAGCGCGAGACAACAGTCGTTTGGGACAAACGAACGGGGGAACCGATTGCGAATGCCATTGTTTGGCAAAGCCGAGTTTCCAGTCCCATTTGCGATCGACTTCGCGATGATGGACTGACGGAAACGATTCGCAACAAGACCGGCCTGGTACTCGACGCTTATTTCTCCGCAACCAAGCTAATGCACCTGTTGGAAAATGATGACGGTGCCCGCCAGGCAGCTGAAGAGGGACACCTTCTGTTTGGTACCGTCGACTGCTACTTGGTTTGGAAATTGACGTCTGGCAAAAGTCACGTTACTGATTTCAGCAATGCATCTCGCACGATGATGCTGAATATCGAAACACTGGACTGGGACGATGAATTACTAGCGACTTACAAGATCCCTCGCAGCATGCTCCCAGAAATTGTTGATTGCAGTGGCGTATTTGCGGAAACGGATACATCCGTACTAGGCCACACCATTCCAATCGCTGGTATGGCAGGCGATCAGCAAGCTGCTTCTTTTGGGCAAACATGTTTTGACGAAGGCATGGTTAAAAACACCTACGGCACCGGTGCATTCGCGTTAATGAATATCGGCGACAAACCGGTTTTGTCGAAAAACAACCTATTAACAACGGTTGGCTGGAAGATCGGCGACCAGGTTAGCTACGCGTTGGAGGGTTCGATCTTCATTGCTGGTGCCGTTGTTCAGTGGCTGCGAGATGGCTTGGGCATCATTGAGTGCTCGTCAGAGGTCGAACCTCTTGCGGAGACGGTGGAGGATAACGGAGGAGTCTATTTCGTTCCAGCATTCGTTGGACTGGGAGCACCTTACTGGGATCCGAATGCTCGTGGAACTATTATTGGACTGACGAGAGGCACCACCGGTGGTCACATCGCCAGGGCCGCACTCGAATCGATGGCCTATCAAACGCGGGACATGATCGAGGCAATGCAGCGCGATGCAGGTGTTCCTCTGCAAGTTCTTCAGGTAGATGGCGGTGCGAGCGTCAACAATGCCCTGATGCAGTTTCAAACCGATTTACTGGGAACAACTGTTCGGCGCCCGAAGATCAGCGAAACGACCGCATTGGGGGCCGCTTTTCTAGCTGGTCTGGCGGTCGGATTTTGGCATTCGCAAGATGAGCTACGTGGTCTCTGGAAGCTTGATCAAGAATTCAAGCCCGGCAAAGACCAAAGCAAAATGAATCAACGCTATGCATGCTGGCAAGAGGCCGTCAATCGAAGCCGCAATTGGGAGAGTGCAGGGGAGTAA